Sequence from the Candidatus Accumulibacter similis genome:
CCGCGCTTCTTGAGCAGGGTTCGGCGAATCCAGCCGGTGGTCCTGGCCAGGCCGTCACCGACCTTCGCCGCCTTGCGCTGCAGCAGCCAGACCTGGCGCCGGCCGGGTTCGGCTCTGGGCGGCTTGAGGCCGCCCGGGTTGCCGAAGTCGGGGTCGATTCCCCACTCGCTCTGGAAGCGCTCGATTTCATCGCGATCGTCCTCGACATGCGTCAGGAACTCGGCGACGTCGAAGCCGATGCCACCGGCACCGATGATCGCGACGCGCGCACCGGCCACGCGGTAGCCCTCGATCAGGTCGACGTAGGAAATCACCTTCTCGTGCTCGATCCCCGGCACATCGGGCCGCCGCGGCACGATGCCGGTGGCGAGGACGACATGCTCGAAACCAGCCTCCGCCAACTCGGCGGCGCTGCACTCCCGGCCGAGCTGCAGCGATACGCCGACGGCCTGCAGCCGGCGATCGAAATAGCGCAGCGTCTCGGCGAACTCCTCCTTGCCGGGAATGCGACGCGCCAGGTTGAACTGGCCGCCGATTTCCGCCGCGGCGTCGAACAGCGTCACCCAGTGGCCGCGCTCGGCGGCGGTGAGCGCACAGGCCATGCCGGCGGGACCGGCACCGACTACGGCAAGCCTCTTCGGCGTTGCCGCCGGCGCGATCACCAGTTCCGTCTCGCGGCACGCCCGCGGGTTCACCAGGCAGTAGGTCAGCCGACCCGCGAAAATCTCGTCGAGACAGGCCTGGTTGCAGGCGATGCAGGTATTGATCTCGTCGGCACGGCCGGCCGCCGCCTTGTTGACGAACTCGGCGTCGGCGAGGAAGGGGCGCGCCATCGACACCATGTCGGCACAACCGGAAGCGATCACCTCCTCCGCCACCTCGGGCGCATTGATGCGGTTGGTGGTCACCAGCGGGATGCCCACCTGCCCCATCAGCCGCTTCGTCACCCAGACGAAGGCCGCACGCGGCACCATCGTCGCGATCGTCGGGATGCGCGCCTCGTGCCAGCCGATGCCGGTGTTGATGATGCTTGCGCCGGCCTCCTCGACCGCCCGCGCGAGCGCGACGATCTCGTCCCAGGTGCTGCCACCCTCGACCAGGTCGAGCATCGACAGGCGGAAGATGATGATGAAATTCGGCCCGGTCGTCGCCCGCACGCGGCGCACCGTTTCGAGAGCAAAGCGGATGCGGTTCTCGAAGCTGCCGCCCCAGCCATCCTCGCGGAAGTTTGTCTGGCGGGCGATGAACTGGTTGATCAGGTAGCCTTCCGACCCCATCACCTCGACCCCGTCATAACCGGCCGACTGCGCCAGTCCGGCGCAGCGGGCGTAATCGTCGAGAGTCCGCTCGATGTCCTCGGCGCTCAGTTCGCGCGGGCGAATCGGCGAGATTGGCGCCTGCACCGACGACGGCGCGACCGCGCCGCGATGGTAGGCGTAGCGGCCGGTGTGCAGGATCTGCATGGCGATCTTGCCGCCGGCAGCATGCACGGCGTCGGTGACGAGGCGGTGTTTGACCACCTGCCCCTCGTTCTCCAGCGCCGCTGCGCCGGGCATCACGACCCCATCCTGGTTCGGGGCAATGCCGCCGGTGACGATCAGGCCGACGCCGCCGCGCGCGCGCTCGGCGTAGAAGGCGGCGAGACGGCGGAAACCTTGCGGCGCCTCTTCGAGACCGGTGTGCATCGAACCCATCAGGACACGATTCCTGAGCGTCGTGAAGCCGAGGTCGAGCGGGGCGAGCAGATGGGGATAGGCGTTCCGGTGCATGCAGGGAATCTCCTGGGGCAGGTGGTCGAGGGATGGGCGATGAAAGTTTAGGCAAGCAAGCGCTTGTTGGATTATCGGTGATCGGCCTTCGCGATGCAAGCGGCGCTGCTGCCGTAGGCGCGGCGGGAAGCCGCCCTGTGGCGGCGAAGACAGGGCCGGCCCTGGCGGTGACTGTAGCAGATTGTCGGCGCCAGCTAGGTCGGCCTTCGGAATGGAAACGGGGGGTGATCCGGCCCGCGCACGGGCTTCCGCGACGAGCGAGCGCGTGGCAACGCTGGCCTCCAAGGGCATGGCGCTGCGCTCAGACAGGTCGGGCCTAGCTGACTGCGATGGATCAGGTCTATGGCTTTCGCGTCGCCATCCACTTACTGGAGCCGCCCCTTACCGAAACGCCGGGGAGGAGTCCGGTACACGAGCAGCCAGCGCCGGCCGCGGCCCCGCACAGGGCCAAGACGGCCAGGCACGGCGCCGGCCTCAGGGTAGAACCCCACAAGGCAAGGAGAGGCTCGAACGGATGGCGGGCACGGGTGCGTGGCATCGGGTGCCGGTACCGCGTGGGTTCGGTCAGCGGCGCGCTGCAGGAGCACCCGGCGATCGACGCCGGCAGGCCCCGGACATCAACTCCGCAAATTGTTTCCTCAGGGCCGCAGGGTCAGGGGCCAGCGGCACGCCGGGTTCAAGGACGGGGGCTTCAACGGCGTTGCGGGCATTGCCATCACCAAACGGCGCGAAAGGCGTGTGCTTGGGCGAGGGTTGATATGTGCGGGCAGATCTGGACCCTGAGCCCGGGCGGGCTGGACGAGCACCCTGGGCTCTTCAGGCTCGAAGTCACCGAGGGGCCTGGCGGCGGCGTTCGGGTCTTGAACAACCCGGTGCCGTCTCCCTTCAAGGAATCGATCCGGTGTGCCGAGCAGAACCTGTATGCCAGGGCACAACAACTCGTCGGTGACCGCGATCCACGATCGCACGAGTTCTCAGTCCAGCTCCGGAGCTTCGACGCCGCCAAGTCCGGCGCCAAGACGAGCGCGGCCGCACTGATTTCGCTCTCCAGCGCGTTGCTGAAGAAGTCGGTCCGTCGTGGACTGGTTGTCGTCGGCGAGGTCACGCTGGGCGGGACGATCGAACCCATCCACAACGCGGTCACGCTCGCGGAAGCGGCTGTCGAGAAGGGAGCCAAATCACTGCTCTTGCCCGTGTCTTGCCGCCGGCAGCTCTTCGATCTGTCGGACGACATGGCAACCAAGCTGGACATTGAGTTCTACCAGGACGGGCGAGATGAGCTGTTCAAGGCGCTGGCGGCCTGAGCCGGGCACACCACACACCCTATGTTGAACTCGGGCGCTTGCTGGATCGCTCCCTGGAACTGCAGGCCGACGTTCACCGCATGCTCGGAGGCGACGAACTGCAGCTCTTCGACGACTCCCCTCGAACGCTGGTGACGCTTTATGCAGCGCAGACATCAGTGGAACATGGGACCGCTCTTCGGGTAGTGCTCGCGCAGCCACTCCCTGCCGCTGGCATCAGCATGATGCGGCTTCAGCACGATTCCCTGACACGGGCCGTATGGCTGCTGTACTCGGCATCTGACGAGCAGATCGACCGCCTTGTCGCCCCGCTCGATGCTGCCGCCGAGAAAGCCGCCTCCAAACTGCCGATGGCCCAGACGATGCTCGACGAGATTGTCGGCAGATCACCGCACGCCGCGGTCGAGAGGTCCACCCACTTCAAGGACGTGAATGTGCCGGCCCCGCATCCCGGAAGCGACGCCGGAAAAGATGGCTGACTCGTCATGCTTCCAGGCCGTGTGAGAACCGGTGCTCACCCCGGCGACGGCGCCCACGGCACGGCAAGCCGGGCTCGATCACCCGCGGTCGGCAGCGCCGGTCAGCTCACTTCAGGATCCCGAGCAGGTTCGAGAACCCGTCGGTCCACGCCGTGAAGCCGGCGCGCGCCGGCAGCGGCCGGGCGCCGCCGATCGCCGTCTGCAGACCCGCCGCGCGCGCCGGTCGAACGATCAGCGCCCACAGTGAGCGGCGGCAGAAAACGTCGCCGGCAGCCGGTTCGAGTTCGACGACGAGCACGCTCAGCCCCAACTTCGCAGCCGCGGCAGCGACCACCGGCTGCAGGTCGAGGTAGCGGTTGGTGATGTGCACGGCGAGGATGCCGTCGCTCCGCATGTGCCGCAGGTAGGACTGCATCGCTTCGAGGGTCAGCAGGTGCGTCGGGATCGAGTCGCCCGAGAAGGCGTCGATGGCGAGCAGGTCGAATTCCTGCGGCGCTTCGCTTTCGAGCATCAGGCGGCCGTCTCCGAGCACCGGCTCGATGCGCGCGCGGCTCTCCGCCAGGTAGCTGAAGTCGCTGCGCGCGAGGTCGAGGACCTGGTCGTTGATTTCGTACAGCCGCATTTCGTCGCCCTGGCGGCCGTAGATCGCGAGCGTGCCGGCGCCAAGTCCAAGGACGCCGATCTTGCGCGGCCGGTCGGTGGGCAGGCTGAGCAGCGCCTGGCCGATTCCCGACTGTTCGCAGTAGTAGGCGGTCGGCCGCCGGCTGTGCTCGGCGGCGATGAACTGCTCGCCGTGGTTGATGCGGCCGTGCAGGATTTTGCGCTTGATGCCGAGTTCGTCCTCGCTGACGTCGGCGACGCGCAACTGGCCGTAGAAGTTGCGCATGACACGGCGGTATTCCTCGACGTAATCGACCGAGAGTCCCGCCAGCCGGTAGCCGTAGAGGGCGAGGGCGATGAGCAGCAGCCAGCGCCAGACCCGCTTGACTTCCGGCCAGAGGACTACGATCACCAGCACGGCGCAGAGGAAGAGGCCGATCGGCAACTCGAAGTAGGCGTTGAACAGCGCCGGCGCGAGCAGGCCGACGAAACTGCCGCCGAGCGCGCCGCCGATCGACAGCATCAGGTAGAACAGCGTCAGGTGGCGCACCGGTGGCCGCCGCCGCACCAGCTCGCCATGACAGACCATGCAGAAGACGAAGAGCGCGAGGCAAAGGAGGCCGACCAGCATCGGTACCGGCATGCCGACTTCGGCGAGAACCTGGTCGAGCGCGATGAACGCGATCGGCAGCGCGATCAGGAAACCGCGGCGATGATAGTAGCGCGGCGCATCGAAGCAGAGAATGAAGCTCAACAGGTAGATGCTCAGCGGCACCACCCACAGGAACGGCACCGGCGCGACGTCCTGCGTCAGGTGACGGGTCAGCGCCAGCAGGAGGATCGAGGCCGTCATCGCCAGGCCGATCCACAGCAGGCACTCGCGCAGCGGCGGCCGCGGCACGGGCTCCGAACTGGCCGGGCGGCGTTCGAGTTCGCCGGAGACGCCCTGCCACGACTGCCAGGCGCTGGCGAAGCAGGCGATCACGAAGAAGACGTAGCCGACCGACCAGGCGTGTGCCTGCTGCACGACGACAAAGAACGGTTCGACGAGCACCGGATAGGAGAGCAGCGCGAGCATCGACGCCAGGTTCGACAGCGCGTAGAGGCGATACGGCATCAGGCTGTTGAACGACCGCGCATACCACGCCTGCATCAACGGCCCGGTGGTCGACAGCAGCAGGTACGGCATGCCGACGGTGGCAGCGAGGACGACGAGCACATTCCACGTCGGGCTGGCGAAGGCGGCGTCCTTCCAGGCCGGATTGGCGACCACCGGCAGCGTCGCCAGACTGAGCAGCAGCAACACGCAGTGCACGATGTTCTGCCGGCGAGGCGAAAGCCACTCGTGCAGCAGGTGCACGTAGAGGTAGCCGAGCAGCAGCGCCGCCTGAAAGAAGACCATGCAGGTGGTCCACACCGACGACGAACCGCCGAACCACGGCAGGATCATCTTGGCGATGATCGGCTGGATCTGGAAGAGGAGAAAGGCCGAAAGGAAGACCGTCACGGCGAAGCTGATCATCCGGGTGTTCCCGGCTGCTGCGGCGTTCCCGTTGTCGGGCCGCCGCCTTCGGGTTCGGCCGGCGCCGCATGCCAGCTCTCGCGCGGGACGACGACGTTGCTGGCCGGCTGGACAACGAAATGCGGCGACATGATCTGCACGCCGTAGGTATTGAACTGGTCCTGGATGTTGGCGTGCAGCGCGGAGAGCACCGGCACCCTCTCGAGCGGCTTGTCCATGTGTGCAAAAAGCTCGTATTCGACGTACCAGTCGGCGAGGCTGCGCTGGTAGACGAAGGGCTTCGGCAGCGCGCGCAGGCCGGGCGTCTGTTCGGCAGCGGCGATGAGCATCGCGTGCACCTGACGCCAGGGGGTATCGTAACCGATCGTCACCTTGGTCGACACCAGCGTCCCGCGCGCGCCCGCGAGGCGCGAGTAATTCTTGATCGGATTGCCGACGAGCACGGCGTTGGGGATCGTCACTTCCTCGTTGCGCATGTTGATGATCTTCGTCGACAGCGCGCCGACCTCGCTGACGACGCCGATGGTCTCGCCGATGTCGACGAAGTCGCCGACCGACAGCGCGCGCGAGTAGACGAGCACGAGGCCGCTCATCAACTGGTTGACGATGCCGGCCGAACCGAGCGTCAGCATGAAGCCGAACATCACCGACAGCCCCTTGAAGGCGTCGCTGTCGGACATCGGGATGAACGGATAGGCAATCGCGATGCCGAGGCCCCAGACGATGATGGTGCAGATGCGATGGGTGGCGTTGACGGTTTCCGGATGCAGCCCATGCACCTGCACGCGTCCGGCCCTTGCCGCCTTGAAGAAGTTGCCGAGGGCGTCATTGAAGGCCTTCGTCAGGAAGAGGATGACGAGGGCGGTGGTCAGCGACGGGACTGCCTCGATGAAGCCGACGCCGATCGTCTCCATCAGGCCGAAGAGGAAGCTGGTCAGGCGGTCGCCGAGCGGCTCGGTAAGCGGGAAGAGTGCCAGGACGAAGGTCAGCCAGAGGTAGGCGACGCTGAGCCAGAGAAAGCCCATCAGCAGTTGTGCGATCCGCTGCACCAGCGCCCAGCCATGGCGGGCCCAGCGGAAGCTGCTCGACTCCGGATGCGCGTCGACGACCTTTGCGAAGTGGCGGACGATCAACGCGGTGGCGCGGCTGATCAGCCACAGCAGCAACAGGGCGATGGCGGTCGCCGCCAGCGACAGACCGATGCCCTTGACGAGCACCATCGGCCGGCGCTGCTCGCTGACCGCCAGCAGCGCGGCACCGAGTTCGTCAGCGCTGCGACGCGCCACAGCGTCGAGCGACATCTTCTCCTCGGGGTCGAGATCGCCCTCGACGATGCCGAAGAGGACCGCTTCGCCGATGTGCAGGCTGATGCCGCGCCGGTCTTCGACGGAGAACGGCGTCAGCTCGATCGGCTGCTGCATCTGCGCCGCCTGCAGGGCATCGATGCGCGCGAGCGCGCGCCGCACGCGATACTCCGGGCTGGCGCCGACGAAGGTCGCGCGAAAGGTGACGATCGGCCGGAAATGGTAGTGCAGGGTCGCCTCCGGCTGACGCACCTCGGCGGCGACGGCTGCGGCGGCCAGGCTGGCGATGAACATGCTGGCGACGAGCCAGAAGAGGGCGAAAGCGGCGCGAAACCGGCAGCGTAACGGCTTGGTGATCATGGCGAGATGAGGGTGACGGTCTGGACTGGGCTGCGATTATAGCCCCTGCCCGCCAGGATGGCTTTGGCGCCCGCGCCGCTGGCCGCCGACCGGCTGTCAGGCCGTGCCGCCGACCGTCAGGCCGTCGATGCGCAAGGTCGGCTGGCCGACACCGACCGGCACGCTCTGCCCCTCCTTGCCGCAGGTGCCGACGCCCGGGTCGAGGCGCATGTCGTTGCCGATCATCGACACCTGCGTCATCGCCTGCGGGCCGCTGCCGATCAGGGTCGCGCCCTTGACCGGGGTGGTCACGCGACCGTTTTCGATCAGGTAGGCCTCGGACATCGAGAAGACGAACTTGCCATTGGTGATGTCGACCTGCCCGCCGCCGAAATTGACCGCGTAGATGCCCTTCTTCACCGAGCGGATGATCTCTTCCGCACTGCACTCGCCATTGAGCATCGTGGTGTTGGTCATGCGCGGCAGCGGCAGGTGGGCAAAGGACTCGCGACGCCCGTTGCCGGTCGGCGCGACGCCCATCAGGCGCGCGTTGAGGCTGTCCTGCATGTAGCCCTGCAGGATGCCGTCCTCGATCAGCACCGTCCGCTGCGTCGGATTGCCTTCGTCGTCGATGTTCAGCGAACCGCGCCGTCCGGCAATCGTGCCGTCGTCGATCACCGTCACTCCCCGGGCGGCAACGCGGCTGCCGATGCGGCCGGCGAAGGTCGAACTGCCCTTGCGGTTGAAGTCGCCCTCGAGCCCGTGGCCGACCGCTTCGTGCAGCAGGATGCCGGGCCAGCCGGCACCGAGGACGACGGTCATCGTCCCGGCCGGCGCCGGTCGTGCCGCCAGGTTGGTCACCGCCTGATGCACGGCTTCGCGCGCGTAGTCCTGCAGCAAGGCATCGGTGAAGAATCCGTAGTCGCTGCGGCCGCCGCCACCCGCCGACCCCTGTTCGCGCTGCCCGCCCTGCTCGACGATGACCGTCAGGGAGACCCGCACCAGCGGCCGCACGTCGGCCGCCAGGCGACCGTCGCTGCCGGCGACCAGCACTACCTCGTACTCGCCGGCGAGGTGCGCCATGACCTGCGTCACGCGCCGGTCGGCGGCACGCGCCAGAGCTTCCAGCCGCTCCAGCAGGCTGACCTTGCTGGCCGCATCGAGTGAAGCCAGCGGGTCGTTCGGCAGGTAGAGGCGGTGCCCCGTGCTCCTCTTCGGTGCCGGCACGCGCCGTTCCTGCCCGGCGGCGGCAATCGCCCGCACGGCGGCGGCGGCATCGCCGAGCGCCTGGCTGCTGATGTCGTCGGAATAGGCGAAAGCGGTCTTCTCACCGGCCAGCGCCCGCACGCCGACGCCTTCGTCGATGCTGAAGCTGCCGCTCTTGACGATTCCCTCTTCGAGACTCCAGGCTTCGGAGCGGCTGTACTGGAAATAGAGATCGGCATGGTCGACCTGATGCGCCATGATCTTGCCGAACACCGGCGTCAGATCGGCGACATCAAGGCCATAGGGAGTGAGCAGGGTCTTGCGTGCCTGCGCGAGGAGGGTCTGGGCCTTGGTGGTCATTGAGTTTTCCTGTTTGTTGCGGTCTTCTGCCGCCGACACCTACATGACACGATGCGCGAGCGCCGGCAGGCTGGCGCGGACTTCATCCAGTCGGCTCCGCTCGAGGTCGCCGATGACGATGCCGGGTCCCTTCTGCTTGCGGTCGAGGATCGTCCCCCAGGGGTCGACGAGCATGCTGTTGCCGTGTGTTTCGCGGCCGTTCTCGTGCCGGCCGCCCTGGGCGACCGCCAGCACGTAGCACTGGTTCTCGATCGCCCGCGCGCGCAGCAGAATCTCCCAGTGCGCACGGCCGGTCGTCTCGGTGAAGGCCGCCGGCACGACGATCAGGTCTGTGACACCGAGGGCGCGATAAAGCTCCGGAAAGCGCAGGTCGTAACAGATCGACAGACCGACGCGGCCGAAGGGCGTGACGAAGGCGGCCGGCCGGCGGCCGGCCTCGATGGTCGTGCTCTCGTCGTAACGCTCGCTGCCCTGCTGGAAGCCGAAGAGGTGGATCTTGTCGTAGCGGGCGGCACGCCGCCCCTGCGGATCGTAGACCAGCGTCGAGTTGAGCACCTTGTCCGGACTGCCGGCGAGCAGCGGCAGCGAGCCGCCGATCAGCCAGACCGTGTGTTCGCGAGCACTGGCGGCAAGAAAATCCTGGATCGGGCCATGCCCGTCGGCCTCCCGCAGCCGCACCTTGTCGGCGTCGGTCATTCCCATGATGGCGAAGTACTCGGGCAGCGCCAGCAGTTCGGCGCCCTGCGCAACGGCCTCGCTGATCAGCGCCGCCGCCGTGCGCAGGTTCTCGTCGACGCGTGGCGTCGACACCATCTGCAGGGCGGCGACGCGCAGGACGCTGGTGGCTGGTGCGGCCGGCTGCCGCTCGTCGGGGCTTGGCTTCATCGTTGGCTCCACTCGGCCGCATTGGCTTCGGTCATGGCGTCGTCCCGACGG
This genomic interval carries:
- a CDS encoding fused MFS/spermidine synthase; the protein is MISFAVTVFLSAFLLFQIQPIIAKMILPWFGGSSSVWTTCMVFFQAALLLGYLYVHLLHEWLSPRRQNIVHCVLLLLSLATLPVVANPAWKDAAFASPTWNVLVVLAATVGMPYLLLSTTGPLMQAWYARSFNSLMPYRLYALSNLASMLALLSYPVLVEPFFVVVQQAHAWSVGYVFFVIACFASAWQSWQGVSGELERRPASSEPVPRPPLRECLLWIGLAMTASILLLALTRHLTQDVAPVPFLWVVPLSIYLLSFILCFDAPRYYHRRGFLIALPIAFIALDQVLAEVGMPVPMLVGLLCLALFVFCMVCHGELVRRRPPVRHLTLFYLMLSIGGALGGSFVGLLAPALFNAYFELPIGLFLCAVLVIVVLWPEVKRVWRWLLLIALALYGYRLAGLSVDYVEEYRRVMRNFYGQLRVADVSEDELGIKRKILHGRINHGEQFIAAEHSRRPTAYYCEQSGIGQALLSLPTDRPRKIGVLGLGAGTLAIYGRQGDEMRLYEINDQVLDLARSDFSYLAESRARIEPVLGDGRLMLESEAPQEFDLLAIDAFSGDSIPTHLLTLEAMQSYLRHMRSDGILAVHITNRYLDLQPVVAAAAAKLGLSVLVVELEPAAGDVFCRRSLWALIVRPARAAGLQTAIGGARPLPARAGFTAWTDGFSNLLGILK
- a CDS encoding carbon-nitrogen hydrolase family protein, with the protein product MKPSPDERQPAAPATSVLRVAALQMVSTPRVDENLRTAAALISEAVAQGAELLALPEYFAIMGMTDADKVRLREADGHGPIQDFLAASAREHTVWLIGGSLPLLAGSPDKVLNSTLVYDPQGRRAARYDKIHLFGFQQGSERYDESTTIEAGRRPAAFVTPFGRVGLSICYDLRFPELYRALGVTDLIVVPAAFTETTGRAHWEILLRARAIENQCYVLAVAQGGRHENGRETHGNSMLVDPWGTILDRKQKGPGIVIGDLERSRLDEVRASLPALAHRVM
- a CDS encoding mechanosensitive ion channel, coding for MITKPLRCRFRAAFALFWLVASMFIASLAAAAVAAEVRQPEATLHYHFRPIVTFRATFVGASPEYRVRRALARIDALQAAQMQQPIELTPFSVEDRRGISLHIGEAVLFGIVEGDLDPEEKMSLDAVARRSADELGAALLAVSEQRRPMVLVKGIGLSLAATAIALLLLWLISRATALIVRHFAKVVDAHPESSSFRWARHGWALVQRIAQLLMGFLWLSVAYLWLTFVLALFPLTEPLGDRLTSFLFGLMETIGVGFIEAVPSLTTALVILFLTKAFNDALGNFFKAARAGRVQVHGLHPETVNATHRICTIIVWGLGIAIAYPFIPMSDSDAFKGLSVMFGFMLTLGSAGIVNQLMSGLVLVYSRALSVGDFVDIGETIGVVSEVGALSTKIINMRNEEVTIPNAVLVGNPIKNYSRLAGARGTLVSTKVTIGYDTPWRQVHAMLIAAAEQTPGLRALPKPFVYQRSLADWYVEYELFAHMDKPLERVPVLSALHANIQDQFNTYGVQIMSPHFVVQPASNVVVPRESWHAAPAEPEGGGPTTGTPQQPGTPG
- the tldD gene encoding metalloprotease TldD, which codes for MTTKAQTLLAQARKTLLTPYGLDVADLTPVFGKIMAHQVDHADLYFQYSRSEAWSLEEGIVKSGSFSIDEGVGVRALAGEKTAFAYSDDISSQALGDAAAAVRAIAAAGQERRVPAPKRSTGHRLYLPNDPLASLDAASKVSLLERLEALARAADRRVTQVMAHLAGEYEVVLVAGSDGRLAADVRPLVRVSLTVIVEQGGQREQGSAGGGGRSDYGFFTDALLQDYAREAVHQAVTNLAARPAPAGTMTVVLGAGWPGILLHEAVGHGLEGDFNRKGSSTFAGRIGSRVAARGVTVIDDGTIAGRRGSLNIDDEGNPTQRTVLIEDGILQGYMQDSLNARLMGVAPTGNGRRESFAHLPLPRMTNTTMLNGECSAEEIIRSVKKGIYAVNFGGGQVDITNGKFVFSMSEAYLIENGRVTTPVKGATLIGSGPQAMTQVSMIGNDMRLDPGVGTCGKEGQSVPVGVGQPTLRIDGLTVGGTA
- a CDS encoding NADPH-dependent 2,4-dienoyl-CoA reductase, encoding MHRNAYPHLLAPLDLGFTTLRNRVLMGSMHTGLEEAPQGFRRLAAFYAERARGGVGLIVTGGIAPNQDGVVMPGAAALENEGQVVKHRLVTDAVHAAGGKIAMQILHTGRYAYHRGAVAPSSVQAPISPIRPRELSAEDIERTLDDYARCAGLAQSAGYDGVEVMGSEGYLINQFIARQTNFREDGWGGSFENRIRFALETVRRVRATTGPNFIIIFRLSMLDLVEGGSTWDEIVALARAVEEAGASIINTGIGWHEARIPTIATMVPRAAFVWVTKRLMGQVGIPLVTTNRINAPEVAEEVIASGCADMVSMARPFLADAEFVNKAAAGRADEINTCIACNQACLDEIFAGRLTYCLVNPRACRETELVIAPAATPKRLAVVGAGPAGMACALTAAERGHWVTLFDAAAEIGGQFNLARRIPGKEEFAETLRYFDRRLQAVGVSLQLGRECSAAELAEAGFEHVVLATGIVPRRPDVPGIEHEKVISYVDLIEGYRVAGARVAIIGAGGIGFDVAEFLTHVEDDRDEIERFQSEWGIDPDFGNPGGLKPPRAEPGRRQVWLLQRKAAKVGDGLARTTGWIRRTLLKKRGVQMFSGVTYERIDDAGLHIVVDGQRQCLPVDHVIVCAGQEPRRELEEGLRAAAVPLSLIGGADVANELDAKRAIDQGTRLAATL